The segment TCCCAAGTTCAGCATCTCGCGCCGCCTGTACGGACTCACCGGCTCGGCAAAGGCCCGACAAAGGCTGGAGGCCCTGAATGTACCCCAACGCTATGCCCTCGCAGTAGAAAGCGAAACTCCTGCGCCCGAGTTGCTCTCTCCGCGAATCTGGCTCTCCGACGAGGAACGGGAGGAAGGTCTCCAGACTCTGGATGCCATTGGTGCCAACGGCCCGGTCTGCGCCCTGCACCCTTACGCCACCCATGCTGGCAAACGCTGGCCGACCGGCCATTGGGAAGAACTGATTTCCTACCTGCGCAGCATGGGCTGGCATTGCGTCATCATCGGTCGCCACAAGACGCCGCTCTTTTCTGATGAAACGCCCGAGGGGGTCACCGACCTGACCAACTCCACGGATATTCGCCAGACCTGCGCCCTGCTTTCGCACTGCGGCGCACTGGTCACCAACGACTCAGGTCCAATGCATCTGGGCACAGCAGTGGGAACCAAGGTCGTTGCCCTGTTCGGCCCGACGACCAAAGCTTGGGGATTTTTCCCTTCCGGGAAACGAGACAAGGTATTGGAATTGGATTTGGCATGCCGCCCGTGTTCGCTGCACGGCGGACGCGGCTGCCGCCGAGGCGAACGCTGCATGGTGGAGATCAAACCGGAAGATGTCGCCAGGGCCGTTCAGGAGCGTTAAGCCTTCCGGTTCTCAGTCCTCAGCCTTGACCAGATTCGTTCGCCCCCCCTCGGGATGGGCGAGATAACACCTTTCCACCATATACATCAGAGGGACGCGGTCCTTTGGGACATTCTCATCCCCGGCCACGTGGTCCCAATAGCGCCCGTAGCGCGCGGCATATTCCTCGGAAACGATCTCATCACCACGACGAGTCGGCTCAGGCAACCCCTTAGCCTTGGCCTCATGCCGATAGGCCTGAAACTCCTGATCCGCATCCACAGCCTCGAAGGCAAAAACAACTGGAGCAATGATGGGAACGAAAGGCGCTCCCAATACTGTCAGAGCGATTTCTCCGGCGGTTCCGGCGGCAAAACGGATGGCATCCCGATTATCGTGCTTGGCGATTTCCTCAGGTGTGGCGGGGCGCAAGGCCAAAACCACGCGATAGCCATACAAATGCTCAAAATGTTCTTCAACATGATAGAATTTCAGGGCTCTTGCAATAAAATCTGCCACGTGGCCCAGATAGACCCCTTTGGGCAACCGCAGGGTTCCCGTCCCCTTGTTACGGGCATGCATCAGGC is part of the Desulfovibrio ferrophilus genome and harbors:
- a CDS encoding glycosyltransferase family 9 protein; amino-acid sequence: MADNLPKNWLVMRLSALGDVALTTGVLDHLHRTRGWKFHFLTKPPFAPALVGHPAIEKLVLPEDKSLKGLAWLSARKELAKNYKGWGLLDLHGTLRSRLLGVVWDGPIRRYPKFSISRRLYGLTGSAKARQRLEALNVPQRYALAVESETPAPELLSPRIWLSDEEREEGLQTLDAIGANGPVCALHPYATHAGKRWPTGHWEELISYLRSMGWHCVIIGRHKTPLFSDETPEGVTDLTNSTDIRQTCALLSHCGALVTNDSGPMHLGTAVGTKVVALFGPTTKAWGFFPSGKRDKVLELDLACRPCSLHGGRGCRRGERCMVEIKPEDVARAVQER